The following proteins come from a genomic window of Parambassis ranga chromosome 4, fParRan2.1, whole genome shotgun sequence:
- the suco gene encoding SUN domain-containing ossification factor isoform X2, with translation MKRLRVLLVCLIVALLCWYPSQYVYCSEQSLSGPGQSAQDKDPDSHEPEQDSTQNKVVEEWTTHTSYDMGLETERAAQEKLAKHNIYHEQTVNPQEAEAKETKPDPESDTVPVAPEPEPSPDPQPDLDLQTHTQDQDQEASLLPTPEPVPAQGQISTEALVQAPAETPSDAHPAYSSQDSVPATSADEVEHTPTSQSAGLTHTGAERVASAGVELPVDSFVFAEHSDSQCKVIPPELATCENSPFGSPLLSLDEADQENQRSDLVHSSDPEADVQSSPGPVEQEQQQQQELGDGQSDLDNQGNASEHHQEQQTGEANTARETDPSVPSKEDIPTFDEWKKQVMEVEKEKSQSLHTSTSGSPHPVKKVQKNFKNNYASVECGAKILSANNEAKSTSAILMENMDLYMLNPCSTKIWFVIELCEPIQVKQLDIANFELFSSTPKDFLVSISDRYPTNKWVKLGTFHARDERIVQSFPLDEQLYAKYVKVELLSHFGSEHFCPLSLIRVFGTSMVEEYEEIADSQYPSERLEYLDEDYDYPPGYQPSEDKASKNLLGSATNAILNMVNNIAANVLGGKPELEGGAETGGNTTTEEKEEKARTDDKPKPAESPPDSAVPESAEPEKSATDEDSHISSDSSTSSPSSPDSPEDRQIVTLVEEEEEEDEEPRQSTVTLMEEEVEEEEEKSEEETRKEPDRNQWESQTYCPFSSLSLSCMATLPELLHRWCFARLAKERLRTLKKRQLSAQTQTDPPVITPVLTHSPPQVSVPVPTPPQEALPLTETVPEPKVPFNGHIEGTPQGEVHSINTHLNTFTPDAHTPELSILLEPSRTSTIPPHSFSDIHSSLTRPTPTHEQKLLPPVKDAALDPIPTHPLQDVSIPETQQANSATPTLSISSPSELLFSETASPGVVVPPVKEQPVQPLPTASRPDDLIPPPTELPKVLPPTEASIDTVKSGTDSGDSQRQNVPASQIQGENAESVSQTGDTHRVEDTVEEELLGTNGNGNVHRTATDFYAELQNGGDYNGGGVNGNGVLVNGGAVHGSSQKESVFMRLNNRIKALEMNMSLSSRYLEELSQRYRKQMEEMQRAFNKTIIKLQNTSRIAEEQDQKQTESIQVLQSQLENVTKLMVNLTATVSQLQREVSDRQSYLVVSLVLCLSLGLLLCMQCCRSSSPSPSTNTAVLPKSNHYPSPKRCFSSYDDMSLKRRVTCPLVRSKSFHLSSTEIGPDDLYIVEPLRFSPEKKKKRCKSKSLDKVETLKAFSPSVPLTNGDIKCNGFHPCLPEPPPPPPPLAPPLPLLPPFPCAEEVSPLSTCASKEVPSETSSCSSSTHSEESYTSRLPPPSPILPSAGMCNGHGLPFPISQPPAKSRQEKRSTKRRKSRQTELPFPHMTDRSVGSLPSLQQLMKGNKEMSVGTIGVAAVTGHV, from the exons GTGGTGGAAGAATGGACGACACACACATCATACGATATGGGattagagacagagagagcagcacaAGAGAAGCTAGCAAAACACAACATATACCATGAACAG ACTGTGAATCCTCAGGAAGCTGAGGCGAAGGAAACAAAGCCAGACCCAGAGTCTGATACTGTACCTGTTGCTCCTGAGCCAGAGCCTTCCCCAGACCCCCAGCCAGACTTagacctacagacacacacccaggaTCAAGACCAGGAAGCCTCGTTGCTCCCAACTCCAGAACCAGTTCCAGCACAGGGACAAATCTCCACAGAAGCCCTGGTCCAGGCCCCAGCAGAAACCCCTAGTGATGCCCATCCTGCATATTCCAGCCAGGACTCAGTCCCAGCCACATCTGCAGATGAAGTTGAACACACACCTACCTCACAGAGTGCTGGCCTGACCCACACAGG TGCAGAGCGGGTTGCCAGTGCAGGAGTTGAACTCCCAGTAGACAGCTTTGTCTTTGCTGAGCACTCTGATTCACAGTGCAAGGTCATTCCCCCCGAACTGGCAACCTGTGAAAACTCCCCTTTTGGCAGCCCTCTCCTCAG TTTGGATGAGGCTGACCAAGAGAACCAGCGATCAGACCTGGTGCACAGTTCTGATCCAGAAGCAGATGTTCAGTCCAGTCCAGGCCCGGTGgagcaggaacagcagcagcagcaggagctgggGGATGGGCAGTCTGATCTGGACAATCAGGGCAATGCCTCTGAGCACCACCAAGAGCAGCAG ACAGGGGAGGCTAACACTGCCAGAGAGACAGATCCTTCTGTGCCCAGTAAAGAGGACATACCCACCTTCGATGAGTGGAAGAAGCAAGTCATGGAggtggaaaaagagaaaa GTCAGTCTCTCCATACTTCAACCAGCGGCAGCCCCCATCCAGTGAAGAAAGTCCAGAAAAACTTCAAGAATAACTACGCTTCTGTGGAGTGTGGTGCCAAGATACTCTCTGCCAACAATGAGGCCAAG AGCACGTCAGCTATTCTCATGGAGAATATGGACCTTTACATGCTAAATCCATGCAGCACCAAAATCTG GTTTGTGATAGAGCTCTGTGAGCCTATCCAAGTCAAGCAGCTGGACATAGCTAACTTTGAGCTGTTCTCATCCACACCTAAAGACTTTCTGGTTTCCATCAGTGACAG ATATCCCACCAACAAGTGGGTAAAGCTGGGTACTTTCCATGCCCGTGATGAGCGGATAGTCCAGAGCTttccactggatgaacagctTTACGCAAAATATGTCAAG GTTGAACTCCTCTCTCATTTTGGATCTGAACACTTCTGTCCCCTCAGTCTCATCag gGTGTTTGGTACCAGCATGGTGGAGGAGTATGAGGAGATTGCAGATTCCCAGTACCCCTCAGAGAGACTGGAGTACTTGGATGAAGACTATG ACTACCCTCCCGGCTACCAACCATCAGAGGACAAGGCCTCTAAAAACCTGCTTGGGTCAGCAACAa ATGCTATCCTCAACATGGTAAACAACATTGCTGCTAATGTGCTAGGGGGCAAGCCCGAACTGGAGGGCGGAGCAGAAACGGGAG gtaacacaacaacagaagaaaaggaagagaaggCGAGGACAGATGATAAACCTAAACCAGCTGAATCCCCACCAGACTCTGCAGT GCCGGAGTCTGCAGAGCCAGAAAAATCTGCAACTGACGAGGACTCTCACATTTCCAGTGACTCTTCCACATCCTCTCCCTCATCACCTGACTCccctgaggacagacagattgTCACTCTggttgaagaagaggaggaggaggatgaagagcccAGACAGTCGACTGTCACTCTTATGGAGGAGGAagtagaggaggaagaagagaagagcgaGGAAGAGACAAGAAAGGAGCCCGACAGGAACCAGTGGGAGAGCCAGACATactgtcctttctcctccttgTCTCTGTCCTGCATGGCCACCCTGCCAGAGCTACTCCATCGCTGGTGCTTCGCCAGGCTGGCCAAAGAGAGACTACGCACCCTTAAGAAGAGGCAGCTTAGTGCTCAAACACAGACTGACCCTCCTGTGATCACCCctgtcctcacacactcacctccCCAGGTCTCTGTCCCCGTCCCAACACCTCCCCAAGAAGCTCTTCCTCTCACAGAAACAGTTCCTGAACCCAAGGTGCCTTTTAATGGCCACATTGAGGGTACACCTCAAGGTGAGGTACACTCCATTAACACACATCTCAACACCTTTACACCTGATGCACACACTCCGGAGCTCAGCATCCTCTTAGAGCCTAGTAGAACGTCcaccatcccacctcacagttTCTCAGATATCCACAGCTCCCTGACACGGCCCACCCCCACCCATGAGCAGAAGCTGCTACCTCCAGTTAAAGATGCAGCTCTTGACCCCATCCCAACCCATCCCCTCCAAGATGTTTCAATCCCAGAGACACAGCAGGCCAACAGTGCCACCCCCACCCTTTCTATCAGCTCTCCCTCAGAGCTTCTGTTCTCTGAGACAGCCTCTCCTGGGGTTGTGGTCCCTCCTGTCAAGGAGCAGCCTGTTCAACCTCTTCCTACTGCATCAAGACCTGATGACCTTATTCCTCCTCCTACTGAACTGCCAAAGGTTTTACCACCTACTGAAGCTTCCATAGACACAGTTAAGTCTGGCACAGATAGtggagactcacagagacaaaATGTCCCGGCTTCTCAGATCCAAGGTGAGAATGCAGAATCTGTGTCTCAGACAGGAGACACCCATCGGGTTGAAGACACAGTAGAAGAGGAACTTTTAGGCACTAATGGGAATGGGAACGTCCACCGGACAGCTACAGATTTTTatgcagagctgcagaatgGTGGAGACTATAATGGTGGAGGGGTTAATGGAAACGGTGTGTTAGTGAATGGTGGAGCAGTTCACGGGTCCAGTCAGAAGGAGAGTGTCTTCATGAGGCTTAACAACAGGATCAAAGCCCTGGAGATGAACATGAGTCTGTCCAGCAGATACTTGGAGGAGCTTAGCCAGAG GTATCGTAAACAGATGGAGGAGATGCAGAGAGCGTTCAATAAAACCATCATCAAACTGCAGAACACCTCCCGCATCGCTGAGGAACAG GACCAGAAGCAGACTGAATCCATTCAGGTCCTGCAGAGCCAGCTGGAGAACGTTACTAAACTGATGGTTAATCTCACAGCTACAGTCagccagctgcagagagag GTATCGGACCGTCAGAGCTACCTGGTGGTCTCTCTggttctgtgtctgtctttaggCCTCCTGCTGTGTATGCAGTGCTGCCGCAGCTCATCTCCCAGCCCCAGCACCAACACTGCTGTTCTTCCCAAGAGCAACCACTACCCCAGCCCCAAGAG ATGCTTTTCCTCCTATGATGATATGAGCCTAAAGCGCAGGGTGACTTGCCCGCTTGTTCGCTCCAAGTCGTTCCACCTGTCCTCTACAGAAA TAGGTCCAGATGACTTGTACATTGTAGAACCTCTAAGGTTTTCTCCAGAGAAAAAG AAAAAGCGCTGCAAGTCAAAGTCGTTGGACAAGGTTGAGACACTGAAGGCATTCAGCCCCTCTGTTCCTCTCACAAACGGGGACATCAAGTGTAACGGCTTCCACCCATGTCTCCCAGAgccaccacccccacctcctccactcgctcctcctcttcccttgcTACCTCCCTTTCCCTGTGCAGAGGAGGTGTCACCATTGTCCACGTGCGCCTCCAAGGAAGTCCCCTCAGagaccagcagctgcagctcatccACACATTCTGAGGAGTCGTACACGAGCCGCCTCCCCCCGCCCTCACCCATACTCCCCTCAGCTGGTATGTGCAACGGCCACGGCCTGCCTTTCCCCATCAGCCAGCCTCCTGCCAAATCCCGTCAGGAGAAGCGCTCAACGAAACGGCGGAAGTCTCGACAGACAGAGTTGCCGTTTCCCCACATGACGGACAGGAGTGTCGGCTCTCTGCccagcctgcagcagctcatGAAGGGAAACAAGGAAATGAGTGTCGGGACAATAGGAGTGGCAGCCGTCACCGGACATGTCTGA
- the suco gene encoding SUN domain-containing ossification factor isoform X1, which translates to MKRLRVLLVCLIVALLCWYPSQYVYCSEQSLSGPGQSAQDKDPDSHEPEQDSTQNKVVEEWTTHTSYDMGLETERAAQEKLAKHNIYHEQTVNPQEAEAKETKPDPESDTVPVAPEPEPSPDPQPDLDLQTHTQDQDQEASLLPTPEPVPAQGQISTEALVQAPAETPSDAHPAYSSQDSVPATSADEVEHTPTSQSAGLTHTGAERVASAGVELPVDSFVFAEHSDSQCKVIPPELATCENSPFGSPLLSLDEADQENQRSDLVHSSDPEADVQSSPGPVEQEQQQQQELGDGQSDLDNQGNASEHHQEQQTGEANTARETDPSVPSKEDIPTFDEWKKQVMEVEKEKSQSLHTSTSGSPHPVKKVQKNFKNNYASVECGAKILSANNEAKSTSAILMENMDLYMLNPCSTKIWFVIELCEPIQVKQLDIANFELFSSTPKDFLVSISDRYPTNKWVKLGTFHARDERIVQSFPLDEQLYAKYVKMFIKYIKVELLSHFGSEHFCPLSLIRVFGTSMVEEYEEIADSQYPSERLEYLDEDYDYPPGYQPSEDKASKNLLGSATNAILNMVNNIAANVLGGKPELEGGAETGGNTTTEEKEEKARTDDKPKPAESPPDSAVPESAEPEKSATDEDSHISSDSSTSSPSSPDSPEDRQIVTLVEEEEEEDEEPRQSTVTLMEEEVEEEEEKSEEETRKEPDRNQWESQTYCPFSSLSLSCMATLPELLHRWCFARLAKERLRTLKKRQLSAQTQTDPPVITPVLTHSPPQVSVPVPTPPQEALPLTETVPEPKVPFNGHIEGTPQGEVHSINTHLNTFTPDAHTPELSILLEPSRTSTIPPHSFSDIHSSLTRPTPTHEQKLLPPVKDAALDPIPTHPLQDVSIPETQQANSATPTLSISSPSELLFSETASPGVVVPPVKEQPVQPLPTASRPDDLIPPPTELPKVLPPTEASIDTVKSGTDSGDSQRQNVPASQIQGENAESVSQTGDTHRVEDTVEEELLGTNGNGNVHRTATDFYAELQNGGDYNGGGVNGNGVLVNGGAVHGSSQKESVFMRLNNRIKALEMNMSLSSRYLEELSQRYRKQMEEMQRAFNKTIIKLQNTSRIAEEQDQKQTESIQVLQSQLENVTKLMVNLTATVSQLQREVSDRQSYLVVSLVLCLSLGLLLCMQCCRSSSPSPSTNTAVLPKSNHYPSPKRCFSSYDDMSLKRRVTCPLVRSKSFHLSSTEIGPDDLYIVEPLRFSPEKKKKRCKSKSLDKVETLKAFSPSVPLTNGDIKCNGFHPCLPEPPPPPPPLAPPLPLLPPFPCAEEVSPLSTCASKEVPSETSSCSSSTHSEESYTSRLPPPSPILPSAGMCNGHGLPFPISQPPAKSRQEKRSTKRRKSRQTELPFPHMTDRSVGSLPSLQQLMKGNKEMSVGTIGVAAVTGHV; encoded by the exons GTGGTGGAAGAATGGACGACACACACATCATACGATATGGGattagagacagagagagcagcacaAGAGAAGCTAGCAAAACACAACATATACCATGAACAG ACTGTGAATCCTCAGGAAGCTGAGGCGAAGGAAACAAAGCCAGACCCAGAGTCTGATACTGTACCTGTTGCTCCTGAGCCAGAGCCTTCCCCAGACCCCCAGCCAGACTTagacctacagacacacacccaggaTCAAGACCAGGAAGCCTCGTTGCTCCCAACTCCAGAACCAGTTCCAGCACAGGGACAAATCTCCACAGAAGCCCTGGTCCAGGCCCCAGCAGAAACCCCTAGTGATGCCCATCCTGCATATTCCAGCCAGGACTCAGTCCCAGCCACATCTGCAGATGAAGTTGAACACACACCTACCTCACAGAGTGCTGGCCTGACCCACACAGG TGCAGAGCGGGTTGCCAGTGCAGGAGTTGAACTCCCAGTAGACAGCTTTGTCTTTGCTGAGCACTCTGATTCACAGTGCAAGGTCATTCCCCCCGAACTGGCAACCTGTGAAAACTCCCCTTTTGGCAGCCCTCTCCTCAG TTTGGATGAGGCTGACCAAGAGAACCAGCGATCAGACCTGGTGCACAGTTCTGATCCAGAAGCAGATGTTCAGTCCAGTCCAGGCCCGGTGgagcaggaacagcagcagcagcaggagctgggGGATGGGCAGTCTGATCTGGACAATCAGGGCAATGCCTCTGAGCACCACCAAGAGCAGCAG ACAGGGGAGGCTAACACTGCCAGAGAGACAGATCCTTCTGTGCCCAGTAAAGAGGACATACCCACCTTCGATGAGTGGAAGAAGCAAGTCATGGAggtggaaaaagagaaaa GTCAGTCTCTCCATACTTCAACCAGCGGCAGCCCCCATCCAGTGAAGAAAGTCCAGAAAAACTTCAAGAATAACTACGCTTCTGTGGAGTGTGGTGCCAAGATACTCTCTGCCAACAATGAGGCCAAG AGCACGTCAGCTATTCTCATGGAGAATATGGACCTTTACATGCTAAATCCATGCAGCACCAAAATCTG GTTTGTGATAGAGCTCTGTGAGCCTATCCAAGTCAAGCAGCTGGACATAGCTAACTTTGAGCTGTTCTCATCCACACCTAAAGACTTTCTGGTTTCCATCAGTGACAG ATATCCCACCAACAAGTGGGTAAAGCTGGGTACTTTCCATGCCCGTGATGAGCGGATAGTCCAGAGCTttccactggatgaacagctTTACGCAAAATATGTCAAG ATGTTCATCAAGTACATTAAG GTTGAACTCCTCTCTCATTTTGGATCTGAACACTTCTGTCCCCTCAGTCTCATCag gGTGTTTGGTACCAGCATGGTGGAGGAGTATGAGGAGATTGCAGATTCCCAGTACCCCTCAGAGAGACTGGAGTACTTGGATGAAGACTATG ACTACCCTCCCGGCTACCAACCATCAGAGGACAAGGCCTCTAAAAACCTGCTTGGGTCAGCAACAa ATGCTATCCTCAACATGGTAAACAACATTGCTGCTAATGTGCTAGGGGGCAAGCCCGAACTGGAGGGCGGAGCAGAAACGGGAG gtaacacaacaacagaagaaaaggaagagaaggCGAGGACAGATGATAAACCTAAACCAGCTGAATCCCCACCAGACTCTGCAGT GCCGGAGTCTGCAGAGCCAGAAAAATCTGCAACTGACGAGGACTCTCACATTTCCAGTGACTCTTCCACATCCTCTCCCTCATCACCTGACTCccctgaggacagacagattgTCACTCTggttgaagaagaggaggaggaggatgaagagcccAGACAGTCGACTGTCACTCTTATGGAGGAGGAagtagaggaggaagaagagaagagcgaGGAAGAGACAAGAAAGGAGCCCGACAGGAACCAGTGGGAGAGCCAGACATactgtcctttctcctccttgTCTCTGTCCTGCATGGCCACCCTGCCAGAGCTACTCCATCGCTGGTGCTTCGCCAGGCTGGCCAAAGAGAGACTACGCACCCTTAAGAAGAGGCAGCTTAGTGCTCAAACACAGACTGACCCTCCTGTGATCACCCctgtcctcacacactcacctccCCAGGTCTCTGTCCCCGTCCCAACACCTCCCCAAGAAGCTCTTCCTCTCACAGAAACAGTTCCTGAACCCAAGGTGCCTTTTAATGGCCACATTGAGGGTACACCTCAAGGTGAGGTACACTCCATTAACACACATCTCAACACCTTTACACCTGATGCACACACTCCGGAGCTCAGCATCCTCTTAGAGCCTAGTAGAACGTCcaccatcccacctcacagttTCTCAGATATCCACAGCTCCCTGACACGGCCCACCCCCACCCATGAGCAGAAGCTGCTACCTCCAGTTAAAGATGCAGCTCTTGACCCCATCCCAACCCATCCCCTCCAAGATGTTTCAATCCCAGAGACACAGCAGGCCAACAGTGCCACCCCCACCCTTTCTATCAGCTCTCCCTCAGAGCTTCTGTTCTCTGAGACAGCCTCTCCTGGGGTTGTGGTCCCTCCTGTCAAGGAGCAGCCTGTTCAACCTCTTCCTACTGCATCAAGACCTGATGACCTTATTCCTCCTCCTACTGAACTGCCAAAGGTTTTACCACCTACTGAAGCTTCCATAGACACAGTTAAGTCTGGCACAGATAGtggagactcacagagacaaaATGTCCCGGCTTCTCAGATCCAAGGTGAGAATGCAGAATCTGTGTCTCAGACAGGAGACACCCATCGGGTTGAAGACACAGTAGAAGAGGAACTTTTAGGCACTAATGGGAATGGGAACGTCCACCGGACAGCTACAGATTTTTatgcagagctgcagaatgGTGGAGACTATAATGGTGGAGGGGTTAATGGAAACGGTGTGTTAGTGAATGGTGGAGCAGTTCACGGGTCCAGTCAGAAGGAGAGTGTCTTCATGAGGCTTAACAACAGGATCAAAGCCCTGGAGATGAACATGAGTCTGTCCAGCAGATACTTGGAGGAGCTTAGCCAGAG GTATCGTAAACAGATGGAGGAGATGCAGAGAGCGTTCAATAAAACCATCATCAAACTGCAGAACACCTCCCGCATCGCTGAGGAACAG GACCAGAAGCAGACTGAATCCATTCAGGTCCTGCAGAGCCAGCTGGAGAACGTTACTAAACTGATGGTTAATCTCACAGCTACAGTCagccagctgcagagagag GTATCGGACCGTCAGAGCTACCTGGTGGTCTCTCTggttctgtgtctgtctttaggCCTCCTGCTGTGTATGCAGTGCTGCCGCAGCTCATCTCCCAGCCCCAGCACCAACACTGCTGTTCTTCCCAAGAGCAACCACTACCCCAGCCCCAAGAG ATGCTTTTCCTCCTATGATGATATGAGCCTAAAGCGCAGGGTGACTTGCCCGCTTGTTCGCTCCAAGTCGTTCCACCTGTCCTCTACAGAAA TAGGTCCAGATGACTTGTACATTGTAGAACCTCTAAGGTTTTCTCCAGAGAAAAAG AAAAAGCGCTGCAAGTCAAAGTCGTTGGACAAGGTTGAGACACTGAAGGCATTCAGCCCCTCTGTTCCTCTCACAAACGGGGACATCAAGTGTAACGGCTTCCACCCATGTCTCCCAGAgccaccacccccacctcctccactcgctcctcctcttcccttgcTACCTCCCTTTCCCTGTGCAGAGGAGGTGTCACCATTGTCCACGTGCGCCTCCAAGGAAGTCCCCTCAGagaccagcagctgcagctcatccACACATTCTGAGGAGTCGTACACGAGCCGCCTCCCCCCGCCCTCACCCATACTCCCCTCAGCTGGTATGTGCAACGGCCACGGCCTGCCTTTCCCCATCAGCCAGCCTCCTGCCAAATCCCGTCAGGAGAAGCGCTCAACGAAACGGCGGAAGTCTCGACAGACAGAGTTGCCGTTTCCCCACATGACGGACAGGAGTGTCGGCTCTCTGCccagcctgcagcagctcatGAAGGGAAACAAGGAAATGAGTGTCGGGACAATAGGAGTGGCAGCCGTCACCGGACATGTCTGA